A genomic window from Cucumis melo cultivar AY chromosome 8, USDA_Cmelo_AY_1.0, whole genome shotgun sequence includes:
- the LOC103499569 gene encoding uncharacterized protein LOC103499569, whose product MQVAQSRHKSYADVRQRDLEFHVGDKVFLKVAPLKGVLQFEKKGKLSFRFVGPFEILEQVGLVAYRLVLSPSLFVVHNMFHVTMFRKYVVDPSHMVDYEPLAIDDYLSYVEQPVEIFAREVKMLRNRRISLVKVLWWNHKVEKATWEREVDMRARYPELFED is encoded by the coding sequence ATGCAGGTAGCACAAAGTAGACATAAAagttatgctgatgtgagaCAGAGAGATCTCGAGTTTCATGTGGGAGATaaggtgttcttgaaagtagcaccTTTGAAGGGTGTTCTGCAATTTGAAAAGAAGGGAAAGTTGAGTTTTCGTTTTGTTGGACCGTTTGAGATTCTAGAGCAAGTTGGCCTTGTGGCGTATCGTTTGGTGTTGTCACCATCACTTTTTGTTGTTCATAACATGTTCCATGTTACGATGTTCAGAAAATATGTTGTGGATCCATCCCACATGGTGGATTACGAGCCATTGGCAATCGATGATTATTTGAGTTATGTAGAGCAACCAGTTGAGATTTTTGCTAGAGAGGTAAAGATGTTGCGTAATAGAAGAATTTCCTTAGTCAAAGTTTTATGGTGGAATCACAAAGTTGAAAAGGCTACGTGGGAGAGAGAAGTTGACATGAGAGCTCGTTACCCAGAgttgttcgaggattag